The genomic region CCAAGCTGTCTTGAAGCCTTTCAGGGGATCTGCCTTGAACCGGACGGAGTACCTGCCGTAGAGGAGGCTGTTGGCGCGGGGAGGGTTGGTGCTGGCGTTCGGAATCTTGGGAGTAGGTGCTGCCCCCATTGAGATGCCGTTTTCCGTGTGCAGATACCAGTCCAGCATGCCATTTTTAACACTGAGGACCTTGGATGGATAGTAGCGTGAATTCTGGCCTGTCTGGCCAGCGGAATCGGGCCACCCGTCCTTATAGCCGGCGCTCCACTTATCGATGTAGGCCGGGCCGGGAAATGCGCCAATGGGAACGTCGCCGCCTTCAAAGTCCTCCACGAACACCTGCTTCCAGCCGGGCAAGTCGCCTTTAGGCAATTTGTGCACCGCCGGGTCGACGGCAGGCACCGGCCGTTCCGGGGCGGGCCGTGCTCCCGCCGATGGCGCCGCCTTGGGCTGTGCAGTTGCCGTTGGTTCAGCTGCCGCCCGTGCCACTGCAGACGGTGCCGCTGCAGACGGCCTGGCTTGAGAGGGCGTAGCCGGGGACTGTGACTTAGTGGACGGCGTGGTTGCTGAGGGTTGCGTTTCGGGCAGCAGCCGGTCCAACGGCAGCCGCTGCGCTTCCTTGGCCGCGGGAGCGCATGCGGTGAGCATCGCCACCGCGGCGAGCGCGGCAAACCGCCTTACGCGGTGTTTTTGGTGGTTACCGTGCGCTGGAGTGGTGGCCATGTGGAAACTATGGCATTTGGGCCTTGGGGATTCCAAGGAATCTCCGACCCCCAAAACTGAGGTCTGTTAAAGGAATCCCAAGCTTTTTACAAGTTGGCGGGCCGAACATGTTCCGAGGGGGAGTGCAAGCAAGTTGCCAGGACCGCAGCAGCAGGCGCTTAGATTTCCCGTAACCACCCGGGAAAGCTGCTCGGGAGGGCATAGGCATACGACCCCGATGAGTGGTGAGGCTAGTGACCATCCCCATACAAGTTTCGACTGTTCGTGCACCAAGTCCGGTGCCCGTTCCTCTGGCCTCCATCAGCGTGGTGATCCCCACACTGAACGAAGCCTTGAACCTCCCGTGGGTTCTGCGCCGCATGCCCTCATACGTCGACGAAGTGGTGATCGTCGACGGCCGCTCGCTGGACAACACGGTCGACGTCGCCCGTGCCCTGCGCCTCGATGTGGTGGTGGTCTCGGAAACCCATGCCGGCAAGGGTTTCGCCGTACGGGCCGGGCTTGCCGCGGCCTCCGGAGACATCATCGTCATGCTGGACGCCGATGGAAGCATGGATCCGCAGGAAATCGGCTGGTTCGTCTCGCCGCTTCAGCACGAATTCGACTTCGTCAAGGGCTCCCGATACGTCACAGGCGGGGGGTCCGAGGACATCACACTGCTCCGCAGCGCAGGCAACCGCGCCCTGACCCGCCTGGCCAACGTCGTCCTGCACAGCAACTATTCGGATCTTTGCTATGGCTACATCGCAATGCGGCGGGAGTGCCTGCAGATCCTGGAGCTGGAGTCGGAGGGGTTCGAAATTGAAACCGAGCTGATCGTGCGCGCCTCCAGGGCGGGTCTTCGGATCGCCGAGGTGCCCAGCAATGAACTGACCCGGATATCTGGCAACTCAAACCTCAACACCTTCCGCGACGGGTGGCGTGTATTGCGGACCCTGGCCCGTGAATGCGTGGGCTGGGAAGCGCCCACGGCGGGCGCACGGCCCGAGTCGCTCAGGCGCGTGAAGTACAGATACCCCAGCATTTCCCTCCCCCACGTTCCGACGGACCCGGCGACCGTCCTTGGCCTGATGGCAGGTGATTAAGATGCACTCTTCTGAAGGACTCCCCGCCGTTTCCGTGGTGATCTGCTCGTACACGGAAGAGCGGTGGGACAGGCTGATGGCCGCCGTCGAATCCGTCCGCGCCCAGACAGTGCCGCCGCAGCAGACGATCGTGGTTGTCGACTACAACATGGACCTGTACAAGAGGCTCATCTTCACGGTCGATGATGTCGTGATCCTGGAAAACACCGGCCCCAAGGGCCTCTCCGGAGCACGGAACACGGGCGCCGCGGCGGCGACGGCCGGCATCATTGCCTTCCTCGATGACGATGCCGTGGCAGCCCCGGACTGGCTGGAGCGGCTCAGGTCCCTCTACGACGACCCCGATGTGCTTGCGGTGGGGGGACGCGTCCTGCCGGAATGGGAAACAAGCCGGCCCGACTATTTTGCCGAGGAGTTGGACTGGATCATCGGCTGCACGCACCGCGGCATGCCCAAGGTGGCGGCCGAAGTGCGCAACGTCATCGGTGCCAACATGTCCTTCCGATCCCAGGTCCTCCAGGTGGTGGGAGGTTTCAACACTGCGCTGGGCCGCCAGAACTCGCTGCCCCTGGGCTGCGAGGAGACGGAGATCTGCATCAGGGCGGTCATCGGTTCGCCGGGAGGCCGCGTGGTGTTCGAACCGGCGGCACTGGTGAACCATTACGTTCCCGCCCAACGGGGCACGCTGAGCTACATGCTGCGACGTGCCTGGTCTGAGGGGATATCAAAAGCTTTGGTCAGCAAGATCGTCGGCCACAAGCGCGCCCTTGGGCCCGAGCGCCGGTACGTCCGGAGTGTGCTGCCGCGTGCCGTGGCCTCAGGCATATCGGGCAGGATCCGGGGAACGGACCCCGCCGGCCTGCGCCGCGCAATGGCCATCGTCGCCGTGCTGGCCGTCACTACCTGCGGGTACATCCGGGGACGCCGCCTTCCCCTTGATCCGGCGGACGCGGGTCTCGCGCCGCACGAGCCACACGCCAGCTGGAGGGAAGTCAAATGATCCGGATGTACCCGCAGTACACCCCTGACCACGCCGATACTGCCGAGACCGCTGGAGGGCCCGGGGCATGAGCCAGTCCGAAAAAGACATCGTGAGGGATTCGATCCCGTCCACCGGCACCAGCTTCGACGTCCACGGGCTCGTGGGCATCGACGTGGCCGCCGGCACGCCCGGCGAGGCACAGCTGCGCGACATGCTCGCACCATTCCTCGGACCGTCCCGGGCGCCGCTCCGGCTGCATGTCAGCGCGGAAACGGCGGACGTGGCGGACCAGTCGCACGCCGAGGATGCCTTCCGGTTCACGGCCGGGTCCCTCTACATCCCCGCGGACCGGGTCCAGGTGCAGGAAACCCTCGACGGTTACTCGGTCCAGGGCCGCGGCGAGCTGCTGACCGCCGTCATCCCCTTGCTGGACCGGCTGTGCATCCGGCAAAACGCCGCCATGATCCACGCGGCGGTGGTCGACTTCCGAGGCTCGGGAGTCCTCCTTCCCGCCTGGGGCGGCGTGGGCAAGACCAGCACGGTCGCGAAGCTCGTGGCCATGCCCGGCGTGCGCTTCATGGCCGATGACTGGGCGTTCCTGGACGCAGACGGCATGCTCATGGGATACGCGAAGCCCATGTTCCTCAAGCCGCACCACCGCAGGATCTACCCCGAGGTGTTCAGCGGTGCCCGCAAGCCCCTCGCCCCGGGTTGGCTCACGAATACGGTGGCCCACCTCGCCACGGCCGTCCACCCGGTGATCGTCCGCTATCCGAAGACCGCCGCGTTCACGCGCCGCTGGTCCCCGGAGCACCGGATGGTCCACCCGGAACTGGTCTTCGGGCAGGACGGCATATCCTCGGCGGCGCTCACCCGGCTGGCCATCTTCCTGGAACGCTACGACGGTTCTGAAGCCCGGCTGGAGACGCGCAGCCGGGAATGGATGACCTCCCGCATCGTCGGGAACTTTCACTCCGAGCTCCCGGTGGTGTCACGGCGGTTGATCGAGGCCCTTGGCGCGACGGGCCTGGTTCCGCTAGAGGAATTTTTCAGCCAGAAGGCGGCCGTGGTACGCCGCGCCCTTGAGGACGTGCCGTGCTCCCTGCTCAGGATTCCCGCCTCCTGGTCCGCCGACCGGACGTCCGACTACGTTGCCGGCCTGATTAGCTCCAAGCTGGAGGAGTGACATGGGCGTCCACGTGAGTGACCTCGAGGTGTCCGTGGTGGTTCCTGCCGGCGTCATCCAGCCGCCGGGAGCCCAGGGCGGGCTCCTGGACGAGTTTAGGCCGTGCGGCTACGACGGCCTGCAGTTCGGCCTGGTCACCAGGGGGTTGGGGCACCGGATCATGGACTCGTTCGATGCCCGCAAGCATCCCGGCCGTTCGGGACGGCTTGTGCTGCTGCCGCTGCTGGCGAGCATCCGCGGCGTCGGCGTGTCGCTGCTGCATGTGCCCCGGTCGATGTTTGGCGAATTCATGCGTCCGCCCGGCACCGGGCTGTCCGTGGGCGGGAACGCGGCCTGGCTGACCGCCGCCCGGGTGGCCCCGATGGCCACCGGTTTCCTGTTCTGGGCGCTGGCGGCGATCATGCTGCCGCCAGCGCAGCTCGGCATGGGTTCCGCCGTGGTGGCCGCGGCGCTCCTGACCGTGCAGCTTGGGATGTTGGGAGTCGGCCCGGCCACTCTGACCCTGCTCCCCGAACAGTCCGACGGCGGCCGCCGGCTGGTTGCCAGCAGCCTCCTCACCGTCGTGGTCTCCACAATGATTTTATCCGGTGCTGTGGCAGCGGTGACCTACGGGCTGGGGTCCGGCGTGGGCCTGGCCTGGAATGATCCGGTCATAACCGTGATGTTCGCCGCGACGGCACTGTTCGCCGCGGCCGCGTACCAGCTGGACCATGTGGGCGTAGCGCAGGAACGCTCTGACCGCGCGCTGGTCAGGAGCCTGGCCCAGAGCGTGGTGCAGCTGGCTGTGCTGGCCTTCGCCCTGGCCGCCGGCGTCCGGGAAGTGGCAGTGGTGGTGGGGGCGGTGGGCGCCGGCGCCCTGGTCAGCGTGGTCCTCGGGCTGCGCCAGCTCAACCGTGCCGGGGTGTCACCGGACTGGAAGCACGGGCTCCGGGTCGGACCGGCCCTGCGGCTGCTGAAGCCCGGGCTGCCGAACCATGCGCTGATGCTCGCAGACCGCGCCCCCGGTTATCTTCTTCCGCTGATCGTGGCCGCTGCCCTCGGCCCGGCCGCAACCGCGTCCTGGTACATGGTGTGGATGATGGCTTCGGCGGTCTTCTTCTTTCCCCGGTCGTCCGGGTTCTCCCTGCAGACCGCGCTGGCCGGGGGCAGGTCAAGGCCTGGGCTGGTGTCCTCCGCACTCAAGGCCAGCCTCGCCCTCACGTTCGTCGCCGGAGCAATGTTGCTCATTGCTGGCCCCCACCTTCTCGGTTTCCTTGGCCGGGAGTACGGGGCGACCGCCATCCTGCTTCCTGTCCTGGTGCCGGCGCTGCTGCTGGGCTGCGTGACCCAGGTTTACTTCGGTGTGTGCCGGGCCCAGGGCCGCCTGGCCGAGGCCACAGCCGTAGCTGTGTTGGCGGCCGTCCTTATCGTGGGGCCAGCCTCCCTTGCCGCCCGCGAATTCGGCCTCCTCGGCGTCTCAGCGCTCTGGTGCGCCGCCCAGGCGTCCGCTGCTCTGATTGCTATCTGGCGTCTCAGGATGCTGATGCCACCAACCCCCAACGCTGAACGGGTCCAGCTCGCGTCAGCGGCAACAAACCAGCCGACCGGAATCGAGTAACCATGACATCCGAACCTACCTCCGCGGTGCCCACGGTGCCGTTGTCGCCGGCCCCGCAGCGACGCGCTGCAACGAAGCACAGCGGCGCCAAGTACGGCGGCCCGGTCCCGCCCGACGTCGTTCATCACGGCCCCACACCGCCGTGGCAGCTTGTGACTCTCGCGGCCATGGCTGCCGTCGCCCTAACCCTCGGGATCTGGAGCCTGATGAGCGTAGCTCCCGACCGGATTGGCGGGACAGGACTGGTGGAGGCGCTACCGCCAACCTACTTCGTTGCGGTCTTCCTCAGTCTGGCCGGTTTCGTGGCAACGCTAAACCTGCCCCGGCACGCTCCAGTGTTGCTGTCCACCCAGATACTGGTGTTGGTGGTGATCCTGCATGCCGCCGACCCCATCATCCATGGCCTGCCCCGCTTGCAAGCCAGCTACCGGCACCTCGGCGTCGCCGACCACATCGCCAGTTCAGGCCAGCTGGACACCAACCAGGACGCCTATTTCAACTGGCCGGGTTTCTTCGATCTCCTAGGGCTGCTGTCCGGCGCGACTGGCGTCCGGGACCTCATGAGCATCGCCACGTGGGCTCCTCTGGGCGTGAATCTGCTGCTGCTGGCGCCCCTTCTGGCTTTGGCCAGGAGGCTGACATCCCAGCCACGGCAGGCGTGGGCCGGCGTATGGTTCTTCTACCTGACCAGCTGGGTGGGTCAGGATTACCTTGCACCCCAGGCCTACGGCTTCCTGCTCCTCGTCACCCTGCTTGCCTGCCTCCTGAGCGCTTTCAGCGGCTGGGCCTGGCCCACCGGCAGCAACCGGTTCACGAGGTTCCTGGCCCGTGGCGCAACCCGGCTTGATCCAACCGTCCCGCACCAGGGAATGTCCAGCCCGCCGCCAGCGGATGCGGCAGTCCTTCTGGTGGTCAGCGTCGGCCTCCTGATCGCAATAATTGCCTCACACCAGTTGACGCCGTTCGCGGCCATCCCGATCCTTACCGTGTTCCTGATGAGCGGACGGATCCGGGTGCCATCCCTGCCGATCCTCGCAGCGGTGCTGTCGTTAGGGTGGCTGGTGTTCGTGGCGCGTGACTTCTTCGAGGGCCACCTGACCCAGCTGTTCGGATCTTTCGGTGACGTCCAGGGAAACACCCTTGGTGCGGTGTCGCAGCGCGTTGCCGGGAGCGACGACCATGTGCTGGTGGTTTACACGCGCCTGGCCGAAGTGGCGCTGGTTTGGCTGCTCGCCGCGTTGGGCGCCTTCCTGGCACACCGGCGGCGCACCGCGTGGCTCACGGCGGCGCTCGGGGTACTGGCACCACTTACCTTGATTCCCGGCCAAGCCTACGGCGGCGAGTTGTTGCTCCGGCTGTACCTCATCAGCCTGCCGTTCGCGGCCTGCCTTGCCGTGCTGACGCTCATGCCGGACCACCGCGGCGCCCCCGGCTGGAGGCGTGCAGTGGGTCTGTTGGCAATGGGGTCCTTGCTGGCATCCGCCACCGTGGTGACCAGATACGGCAATGACAGCATGGAGAGGTTCACATCCGACGAGGTAGCGCTGGTTAACCGGCTTTACGAAACTGCCCCGACTGGAAGCCTCCTCATAGAGGGAGTGAGCAACACGCCTTGGAAATTCGAAAAGTACGTGGAATACCACTACCGCGTACTGGCGGCGGACCCGCAGGAGTCCGGGCCGCAACCCCTAACCTGTGATGCAGGCAACAGCATCGCACGCAGTTCCGGCAATGGCGCCTATCTGATCATCACCACAAGCCAGAAGCGCGCCGCGGACCTTCTCGAAACGACGCCCCCGGGGGACCTTGACCGCATCATCGCCAACTGCGGCAGCTCGCCGGGCTGGTCGAAGC from Arthrobacter globiformis harbors:
- a CDS encoding glycoside hydrolase family 16 protein; translated protein: MPAVDPAVHKLPKGDLPGWKQVFVEDFEGGDVPIGAFPGPAYIDKWSAGYKDGWPDSAGQTGQNSRYYPSKVLSVKNGMLDWYLHTENGISMGAAPTPKIPNASTNPPRANSLLYGRYSVRFKADPLKGFKTAWLLWPDSKMWPRDGEIDFPESDLATSSFYGAVHKMGKDPRDTDVFYANASFTSWHVATMEWTPGRVEFFLDGRSLGAGTSRVPNTPMHYILQTESCMFNVCPKPGTAGHLYLDWIAIWKRG
- a CDS encoding glycosyltransferase family 2 protein; its protein translation is MPVPLASISVVIPTLNEALNLPWVLRRMPSYVDEVVIVDGRSLDNTVDVARALRLDVVVVSETHAGKGFAVRAGLAAASGDIIVMLDADGSMDPQEIGWFVSPLQHEFDFVKGSRYVTGGGSEDITLLRSAGNRALTRLANVVLHSNYSDLCYGYIAMRRECLQILELESEGFEIETELIVRASRAGLRIAEVPSNELTRISGNSNLNTFRDGWRVLRTLARECVGWEAPTAGARPESLRRVKYRYPSISLPHVPTDPATVLGLMAGD
- a CDS encoding glycosyltransferase, producing the protein MHSSEGLPAVSVVICSYTEERWDRLMAAVESVRAQTVPPQQTIVVVDYNMDLYKRLIFTVDDVVILENTGPKGLSGARNTGAAAATAGIIAFLDDDAVAAPDWLERLRSLYDDPDVLAVGGRVLPEWETSRPDYFAEELDWIIGCTHRGMPKVAAEVRNVIGANMSFRSQVLQVVGGFNTALGRQNSLPLGCEETEICIRAVIGSPGGRVVFEPAALVNHYVPAQRGTLSYMLRRAWSEGISKALVSKIVGHKRALGPERRYVRSVLPRAVASGISGRIRGTDPAGLRRAMAIVAVLAVTTCGYIRGRRLPLDPADAGLAPHEPHASWREVK